In Archangium violaceum, the following are encoded in one genomic region:
- a CDS encoding energy transducer TonB has translation MSQAALDNPIPDRRDQSSRAVLLFLLVSLMVHGVGFTLLSRMAERTPPPVQRPVELVMVEVQKPPPPPPPPKEEPKPEPPKPKVVPKPPPVKVAQAEKPPPPPPPDAAPPPPNDAPPPEQPSKPVPLVVGISMSSTTSAGGFAAPVGNTVYGKTGDKATDPKEVKAYSAPKYVPVYQVDTEPSVASEVKIPYPDEARRAGIEGTVTLSITIDNEGRVVKASVVKGLGYGLDEAAREALLRFRFKPAVKNGEPVSTEMKYSYTFLLD, from the coding sequence ATGAGCCAGGCCGCGCTCGACAACCCGATACCGGACCGCCGCGACCAGTCGTCGCGCGCGGTGCTGTTGTTCCTGCTCGTGTCCCTCATGGTGCACGGCGTGGGCTTCACGCTGCTGTCCCGGATGGCCGAGCGCACGCCGCCCCCCGTGCAGCGCCCCGTGGAGCTGGTGATGGTGGAGGTCCAGAAGCCGCCTCCGCCCCCGCCGCCTCCCAAGGAGGAGCCCAAGCCGGAGCCGCCCAAGCCGAAGGTGGTGCCCAAGCCCCCGCCCGTGAAGGTGGCCCAGGCGGAGAAGCCGCCCCCGCCGCCTCCGCCGGACGCGGCGCCCCCGCCTCCCAACGACGCGCCTCCGCCCGAGCAGCCCTCCAAGCCAGTGCCCCTGGTGGTGGGCATCTCCATGTCCTCCACCACGAGCGCCGGTGGCTTCGCCGCCCCGGTGGGCAACACCGTCTATGGAAAGACGGGGGACAAGGCGACGGACCCCAAGGAAGTCAAAGCCTACTCGGCACCCAAGTACGTGCCGGTGTACCAGGTGGACACGGAGCCCTCCGTGGCCTCCGAGGTGAAGATTCCCTACCCCGACGAGGCCCGGCGCGCGGGCATCGAGGGCACGGTGACGCTCTCCATCACCATCGACAACGAGGGCCGCGTGGTGAAGGCCTCCGTAGTCAAGGGCCTGGGCTATGGCCTGGACGAGGCGGCGCGCGAGGCCCTGCTGCGCTTCCGCTTCAAGCCGGCCGTCAAGAACGGCGAGCCCGTCTCCACGGAGATGAAGTACTCGTACACGTTCCTACTGGACTGA
- a CDS encoding M4 family metallopeptidase: MVRNRILTALLALPLAACGVEGSNETLPENNDGIGTLSSSDVKSALSAIPGAEVLGKHEDGVIPFFVKGDFGTTGQSLRGLAARDVSAQMGDALTRIAPIFRLQAADLVVRSTRLDEQGHTHVRYAQTKNGLRVVGDELVVHVDAEGRVYAVNGTARDGENVPAVARISREAATQSALRNTEGTGLAAESAQLVYFRNELGRLQLAYDVVVTGEGALLPVRDHVFVSARDGSVLGRDTDIHTALNRKVYSANNGSSTPGTLKRSEGQAATGDAHVDGNYDKLGGTYDCYKNNFGRDSFDNAGATLISTVHYSSNYVNAYWDGTQMVYGDGNGTDSGMLGLSADVTTHELTHAVTEHESNLTYSGESGGLNEAMSDIFGAYCESYASGTWATTNAVFMVGDDIWTPATPNDALRYMYDPAKDGVSLDYWTSSAGSKDVHYSSGIANLAFTLLSKGGTHPRGKSTTVVTGIGVQKAGAVFYKANVDLMTPSTTFAQARTYMESAATTLYGAGSAELAAVTAAWQAVGVGSGTTPPPSCTTTVVLTNGGTVTGISASADTWSCTYTLAVPAGSTNLKFDLSGGTGDGDMYVKFGSAPTSSSYDCRPYAGGNTESCSFASPQTGTYYVKIYGYSAASGMSLKGAYTSGGTGGGSVLTSGVESAQYSGASASWKCFTLDVPAGKTSVVFTQTGKTGTSGDADLYVKQGSQPTTSSYACRPYLSGNNETCTISAPAAGTWYACSYGYSTYANVTMKGTY; this comes from the coding sequence TTGGTTCGTAACCGGATTCTGACCGCGCTCCTCGCCCTGCCCCTCGCGGCGTGCGGCGTGGAGGGCTCGAACGAGACGCTGCCGGAGAACAACGACGGCATTGGCACCCTGTCTTCGTCGGACGTGAAGTCCGCCCTGAGCGCCATCCCCGGCGCCGAGGTTCTCGGCAAGCACGAGGACGGAGTGATTCCCTTCTTCGTGAAGGGTGACTTCGGCACCACGGGCCAGTCGCTGCGGGGCCTGGCGGCCCGTGACGTGAGCGCCCAGATGGGCGACGCGCTCACCCGCATCGCTCCCATCTTCCGCCTGCAGGCGGCGGATCTGGTGGTGCGCAGCACCCGCCTGGACGAGCAGGGCCACACCCACGTGCGCTATGCCCAGACGAAGAACGGGCTGCGGGTGGTGGGCGATGAGCTCGTCGTGCACGTGGACGCCGAGGGCCGCGTGTACGCGGTCAACGGCACGGCCCGCGATGGCGAGAACGTGCCGGCCGTGGCGCGCATCTCCCGCGAGGCCGCTACCCAGTCCGCCCTGCGCAACACCGAGGGCACCGGGCTGGCCGCCGAGAGCGCCCAGCTGGTCTACTTCCGCAACGAGCTCGGCCGGCTCCAGCTGGCCTACGATGTGGTGGTGACGGGCGAGGGCGCGCTGCTGCCCGTGCGTGACCACGTCTTCGTGAGCGCGCGCGATGGCTCCGTCCTCGGCCGCGACACGGACATCCACACCGCGCTCAACCGCAAGGTGTACAGCGCCAACAACGGCTCCAGCACCCCGGGCACGCTCAAGCGCTCCGAGGGCCAGGCGGCCACGGGCGACGCCCACGTCGACGGCAACTATGACAAGCTGGGTGGCACGTACGACTGTTACAAGAACAACTTCGGCCGCGACTCGTTCGACAACGCGGGCGCCACGCTCATCAGCACGGTCCACTACAGCAGCAACTACGTGAACGCCTACTGGGACGGCACCCAGATGGTGTACGGCGATGGCAACGGCACGGACTCGGGCATGCTGGGTCTGTCCGCGGACGTGACCACGCACGAGCTCACCCACGCGGTGACCGAGCACGAGTCCAACCTCACCTACTCGGGTGAGTCCGGCGGCCTCAACGAGGCGATGAGCGACATCTTCGGCGCCTACTGCGAGAGCTACGCCTCGGGCACCTGGGCCACCACCAACGCGGTGTTCATGGTCGGCGACGACATCTGGACGCCCGCCACCCCGAACGACGCGCTCCGCTACATGTACGACCCGGCCAAGGACGGCGTGTCGCTCGACTACTGGACGAGCAGCGCCGGCAGCAAGGACGTGCACTACAGCTCGGGTATCGCCAACCTGGCCTTCACGCTGCTCTCCAAGGGCGGCACGCACCCGCGCGGCAAGTCGACCACGGTGGTGACGGGCATCGGCGTGCAGAAGGCGGGCGCCGTCTTCTACAAGGCCAACGTGGACCTGATGACGCCCAGCACGACCTTCGCCCAGGCGAGGACGTACATGGAGAGCGCCGCGACGACGCTCTACGGCGCTGGCTCGGCGGAGCTGGCGGCGGTGACGGCGGCCTGGCAGGCCGTGGGCGTGGGCTCTGGCACGACCCCGCCGCCCAGCTGCACGACGACGGTGGTGCTCACCAACGGCGGGACGGTGACGGGCATCTCGGCCTCCGCTGACACCTGGAGCTGCACCTACACGCTGGCGGTGCCCGCGGGCTCCACCAACCTGAAGTTCGACCTGAGCGGTGGCACGGGTGACGGCGACATGTACGTGAAGTTCGGCTCCGCGCCGACCAGCTCCTCGTACGACTGCCGTCCGTACGCGGGCGGCAACACGGAGAGCTGCTCCTTCGCCTCCCCGCAGACCGGCACCTACTACGTGAAGATCTACGGCTACTCGGCCGCCTCGGGCATGAGCCTGAAGGGCGCGTACACCTCGGGTGGCACCGGCGGCGGCAGCGTGCTGACCAGCGGCGTGGAGTCGGCCCAGTACTCGGGCGCCTCGGCCTCGTGGAAGTGCTTCACGCTGGACGTGCCGGCCGGGAAGACCTCGGTGGTCTTCACGCAGACGGGCAAGACGGGCACCTCGGGTGACGCGGACCTGTACGTGAAGCAGGGCTCGCAGCCCACCACCAGCTCCTACGCCTGCCGTCCGTACCTGAGCGGCAACAACGAGACCTGCACCATCAGCGCCCCGGCCGCCGGCACCTGGTACGCCTGCTCCTACGGCTACAGCACGTACGCCAACGTGACGATGAAGGGCACCTACTAG
- a CDS encoding MotA/TolQ/ExbB proton channel family protein — protein sequence MTSFVLLAQMGNEQVGWLSRKLLGVTLTSAEWVLWVLVVLSVLSIALMLERAVYFATHRLPDSEKLAVRLARGELEAVRSAVANRKGMEAAVLREALASVEQGADTVEQVIASTVARERPQYERYLSFLGTLGNNAPFIGLFGTVLGIIKAFHDLGNMGAKGAAIQQTVMAGISEALVATAVGLAVAIPAVVAFNVFNRQLKTLTSRTTALGHALVGSLRAQGRSEGAPRAVASGEAR from the coding sequence ATGACGTCCTTTGTTCTCCTGGCCCAGATGGGCAACGAGCAGGTCGGTTGGCTCAGCCGCAAGCTGCTCGGCGTGACACTCACCAGCGCCGAGTGGGTGCTGTGGGTGCTCGTGGTCCTGTCGGTGCTCTCCATCGCGCTGATGCTGGAGCGGGCCGTGTACTTCGCCACGCACCGGCTGCCCGACTCCGAGAAGCTGGCCGTGCGGCTGGCCCGGGGCGAGCTGGAGGCGGTGCGCAGCGCGGTGGCCAACCGCAAGGGCATGGAGGCGGCGGTGCTGCGCGAGGCGCTGGCCTCGGTGGAGCAGGGAGCGGACACGGTGGAGCAGGTGATCGCCTCCACGGTGGCGCGCGAGCGTCCCCAGTACGAGCGCTACCTGTCCTTCCTGGGCACGCTGGGCAACAACGCCCCCTTCATCGGCCTGTTCGGCACGGTGCTCGGCATCATCAAGGCCTTCCACGACCTGGGCAACATGGGCGCCAAGGGCGCCGCCATCCAGCAGACGGTGATGGCGGGCATCTCCGAGGCGCTCGTGGCCACGGCGGTGGGCCTCGCGGTCGCCATCCCCGCGGTGGTGGCCTTCAACGTCTTCAACCGCCAGCTCAAGACGCTCACCTCGCGCACCACCGCGCTGGGCCATGCGCTGGTGGGCAGCCTGCGCGCCCAGGGCCGGAGCGAGGGCGCTCCCCGCGCCGTGGCGTCCGGGGAGGCGCGTTAA
- a CDS encoding ExbD/TolR family protein — protein sequence MAGGAQDNDEEITGINVTPLVDVVLVLLIIFMVTANFIVRETVEVDLPRAANGGETVQGLVNVVLDKQGKLFFDGAEVGEDELRRKVVESLAKDKETRAIISADQSLPYGRVMRLIDVVKGEGIAKFALNIEKDVAPAAAPAAP from the coding sequence ATGGCGGGCGGCGCGCAGGACAACGACGAGGAGATCACCGGCATCAACGTCACCCCGCTGGTGGACGTGGTGCTGGTGCTGCTCATCATCTTCATGGTGACGGCCAACTTCATCGTCCGCGAGACGGTGGAGGTGGACCTGCCCCGGGCGGCCAATGGCGGCGAGACGGTACAGGGGCTCGTCAACGTGGTGCTGGACAAGCAGGGCAAGCTCTTCTTCGACGGCGCCGAGGTGGGCGAGGACGAGCTGCGGCGCAAGGTGGTCGAGTCCCTGGCGAAGGACAAGGAGACGCGCGCCATCATCAGCGCGGACCAGAGCCTGCCGTACGGACGGGTGATGCGGCTCATCGACGTGGTGAAGGGTGAGGGCATCGCCAAGTTCGCGCTCAACATCGAGAAGGACGTCGCGCCCGCGGCCGCACCCGCGGCGCCCTGA